A single genomic interval of Cydia splendana chromosome 10, ilCydSple1.2, whole genome shotgun sequence harbors:
- the LOC134794295 gene encoding mucin-2-like, with translation MEHARLSSLLVIALLQLSQTEISNTLPESWYAANVINDGSYSPKPLSEIFSTQSTFSSANPIVVLQSTTPDPILFTTPSSSTSTSRPNDRITEISVVPLPTEQPAQPQSTESVTSQSPPIIIFADTPTAPPRLPELSQFQQPPAPPSPPPVLSAPQQIQLQTAPQGTPPPPTSTTLPPVTTTFSSFPPFTSTSSFVSVTSTSSSFAPVTSSSLSFAPVTYTSSSFAPVTSTPFSLPPVSSTPFSIPPVTNSTSFSVPPVISTLSPAVPNTNNSPQAPCTNSSKPGSQLPSFRIRLVAPSGSVTKVEINPPFTTTTRRPTTTRTRRTRNNYDGCVSGCGGRKIPICTSPSGVSPIDPNRLKGFPSVCHMACHNSFRKTLYEKVADGRCGQLRTRIRPLGSKNKLKKDDLQKATYTVVQAGPSVIEFSPLNS, from the exons ATGGAGCACGCGCGTCTCTCCTCGCTCCTCGTTATAGCGC TGCTACAACTCAGCCAAACTGAAATCTCAAACACTCTACCAGAATCATGGTACGCCGCTAACGTTATAAATGATGGATCATACTCACCGAAGCCCTTATCTGAGATATTTTCAACGCAATCGACTTTCTCTTCGGCCAATCCAATCGTCGTGCTACAATCCACCACACCAGATCCGATTTTGTTCACGACACCCTCAAGTTCAACATCGACAAGCAGACCGAATGACAGAATAACAGAAATATCCGTTGTGCCCTTACCGACTGAGCAACCTGCTCAGCCACAGTCGACAGAGTCAGTGACGTCGCAATCACCACCGATCATAATATTTGCTGATACGCCGACAGCGCCACCACGGCTTCCCGAATTGTCACAGTTCCAACAACCACCTGCACCGCCTTCGCCCCCACCAGTCTTATCAGCTCCCCAGCAAATCCAACTACAAACAGCGCCGCAAGGAACACCCCCTCCTCCTACCTCTACTACACTTCCACCAGTTACAACTACCTTTTCTTCATTTCCACCATTTACGTCTACATCTTCATTTGTATCAGTTACGTCTACCTCTTCATCATTTGCACCAGTAACATCTTCCTCTTTGTCATTTGCACCAGTAACATATACCTCTTCTTCATTTGCACCAGTCACGTCAACCCCCTTTTCGCTTCCACCAGTTTCATCTACCCCCTTTTCAATTCCACCAGTTACGAATAGTACCTCTTTTTCAGTTCCCCCAGTAATTTCTACCTTATCTCCAGCAGTGCCTAATACTAATAATTCCCCTCAAGCACCCTGCACAAACAGCTCAAAACCAGGCTCTCAGCTTCCATCATTCAGAATTCGCCTTGTAGCTCCAAGCGGATCGGTGACCAAAGTCGAAATCAATCCTCCATTTACAACCACCACCAGAAGGCCCACTACGACGCGAACACGAAGAACGAGGAACAATTACGATGGCTGCGTCAGCGGGTGCGGAGGCAGGAAGATCCCTATCTGTACCAGTCCCTCGGGCGTGTCTCCCATCGACCCCAACAGACTTAAAGGATTCCCATCAGTGTGCCACATGGCGTGCCACAACTCGTTTAGGAAGACTT TGTACGAAAAGGTGGCTGATGGCCGATGCGGCCAACTACGCACACGAATCAGGCCTCTTGGCTCCAAAAACAAGCTCAAGAAGGACGATCTCCAGAAAGCTACATATACTGTCGTTCAAGCAGGCCCGTCAGTCATCGAGTTCTCACCTTTGAACTCTTAG
- the LOC134794308 gene encoding HIG1 domain family member 2A, mitochondrial has translation MTTEPEPTDLDWVQLRKDMGRAHHGETMKEKFSRKFEENPFVPIGCLATAGALSYGLWSFRQGRSKMSQTMMRLRIVAQGFTITALIAGVMLAAKK, from the exons ATGACGACTGAACCAGAACCGACCGATTTGGATTGGGTGCAACTGCGCAAAGATATGGGAAGAGCGCATCATGGGGAAACGATGAAAgaaaaattttcaagaaaatttGAGGAAAATCCGTTCGTCCCTATAG GCTGCTTAGCAACTGCTGGTGCATTATCATACGGGCTTTGGTCATTCAGGCAAGGCAGATCCAAGATGTCTCAAACTATGATGCGTCTCCGCATTGTTGCACAAGGATTCACTATTACGGCTCTCATCGCTGGAGTAATGTTGGCAGCAAAGAAATAA
- the LOC134794291 gene encoding cyclin-dependent kinase 8 has product MGDNFQNKTMAPVMMDYDFKVKTQNERSKVEDLFDFEGCKVGRGTYGHVYKARRKDGSDTKDYALKQIEGTGLSMSACREIALLRELKHSNVINLIRVFLSHTDRKVWLLFDYAEHDLWHIIKFHRAAKANKKSVMVPKGMVKSLLYQILDGIHYLHSNWVLHRDLKPANILVMGEGPERGRVKIADMGFARLFNAPLKPLADLDPVVVTFWYRAPELLLGARHYTKAIDIWAIGCIFAELLTSEPIFHCRQEDIKTSNPYHHDQLDRIFNVMGFPLEKDWEDIRKMPEHATLVKDFKRSNYQNCSLGKYMDRHKIKPDSKAFSLLQRLLLMDPNRRITSEMAMQDPYFSEDPLPTQDVFSGCPIPYPKREFLTDDDQDDKSDSKARQNQQQQQQNNNQQNQVQANNHDHGASNAKRMRMPGPNQGNNTGGGAPQDFHQQQMMFGQQQQGNQQQGNFQQRF; this is encoded by the exons ATGGGTGacaattttcaaaataaaacaatggCTCCGGTTATGATGGACTATGATTTTAAAGTAAAGACTCAAAACGAGCGGTCGAAAGTCGAGGATCTGTTTGACTTCGAAGGTTGCAAGGTTGGCAGAGGGACTTATGGGCACGTCTACAAGGCAAGGAGAAAAGACGGCTCGGATACAAAGGACTACGCGTTGAAGCAAATCGAAGGCACTGGATTATCGATGTCGGCTTGTCGGGAGATCGCG CTACTCCGGGAGCTGAAGCATTCAAATGTGATAAACCTTATAAGAGTTTTCTTGTCACATACGGATCGGAAGGTGTGGCTGCTGTTTGACTATGCGGAGCATGATCTGTGGCACATCATCAAGTTCCACAGGGCTGCGAAGGCTAACAAAAAGTCTGTTATGGTTCCTAAGGGCATGGTCAAGAGTTTGCTGTATCAGATTTTGGATGGGATACATTATTTACATTCCAACTGGGTTTTGCATAGAGACTtg aAACCAGCAAACATTCTAGTGATGGGTGAAGGCCCTGAGCGAGGCAGGGTAAAGATTGCTGACATGGGCTTCGCCCGACTGTTCAATGCACCATTGAAGCCCCTTGCTGACTTGGATCCAGTGGTGGTCACCTTCTGGTACAGGGCACCAGAACTCTTGCTAGGGGCAAGACATTATACTAAAGCTATTG ATATTTGGGCCATAGGTTGCATCTTTGCTGAGCTACTCACGTCCGAGCCGATATTCCACTGCAGACAGGAAGACATAAAGACCAGCAACCCGTACCACCATGACCAGCTGGACAGGATATTCAATGTCATGGGCTTTCCTCTGGAGAAGGACTGGGAGGACATCAGGAAGATGCCAGAGCATGCTACTCTAGTCAAAGATTTTAAAAGATCTAA TTACCAAAACTGTTCACTAGGAAAATATATGGATAGACACAAGATCAAGCCAGACAGCAAAGCATTCAGTCTGTTGCAAAGGCTTCTGTTGATGGACCCAAATAGGAGAATAACATCGGAAATGGCAATGCAAGATCCGTACTTTTCCGAAGATCCATTGCCTACTCAG gaTGTATTTTCTGGATGCCCCATTCCCTATCCAAAGAGGGAGTTCTTGACTGATGACGACCAGGATGACAAGAGTGATTCAAAAGCGAGACAAAACCAACAACAGCAGCAACAAAATAAT AATCAGCAGAATCAGGTGCAAGCCAATAACCATGACCATGGAGCCAGCAACGCAAAACGAATGAGAATGCCAG GTCCGAACCAAGGCAACAAcacgggcggcggcgcgccgcagGACTTCCACCAGCAGCAGATGATGTTCGGGCAGCAGCAGCAAGGCAACCAGCAGCAGGGCAACTTCCAGCAACGCTTCTAG